The stretch of DNA NNNNNNNNNNNNNNNNNNNNNNNNNNNNNNNNNNNNNNNNNNNNNNNNNNNNNNNNNNNNNNNNNNNNNNNNNNNNNNNNNNNNNNNNNNNNNNNNNNNNNNNNNNNNNNNNNNNNNNNNNNNNNNNNNNNNNNNNNNNNNNNNNNNNNNNNNNNNNNNNNNNNNNNNNNNNNNNNNNNNNNNNNNNNNNNNNNNNNNNNNNNNNNNNNNNNNNNNNNNNNNNNNNNNNNNNNNNNNNNNNNNNNNNNNNNNNNNNNNNNNNNNNNNNNNNNNNNNNNNNNNNNNNNNNNNNNNNNNNNNNNNNNNNNNNNNNNNNNNNNNNNNNNNNNNNNNNNNNNNNNNNNNNNNNNNNNNNNNNNNNNNNNNNNNNNNNNNNNNNNNNNNNNNNNNNNNNNNNNNNNNNNNNNNNNNNNNNNNNNNNNNNNNNNNNNNNNNNNNNNNNNNNNNNNNNNNNNNNNNNNNNNNNNNNNNNNNNNNNNNNNNNNNNNNNNNNNNNNNNNNNNNNNNNNNNNNNNNNNNNNNNNNNNNNNNNNNNNNNNNNNNNNNNNNNNNNNNNNNNNNNNNNNNNNNNNNNNNNNNNNNNNNNNNNNNNNNNNNNNNNNNNNNNNNNNNNNNNNNNNNNNNNNNNNNNNNNNNNNNNNNNNNNNNNNNNNNNNNNNNNNNNNNNNNNNNNNNNNNNNNNNNNNNNNNNNNNNNNNNNNNNNNNNNNNNNNNNNNNNNNNNNNNNNNNNNNNNNNNNNNNNNNNNNNNNNNNNNNNNNNNNNNNNNNNNNNNNNNNNNNNNNNNNNNNNNNNNNNNNNNNNNNNNNNNNNNNNNNNNNNNNNNNNNNNNNNNNNNNNNNNNNNNNNNNNNNNNNNNNNNNNNNNNNNNNNNNNNNNNNNNNNNNNNNNNNNNNNNNNNNNNNNNNNNNNNNNNNNNNNNNNNNNNNNNNNNNNNNNNNNNNNNNNNNNNNNNNNNNNNNNNNNNNNNNNNNNNNNNNNNNNNNNNNNNNNNNNNNNNNNNNNNNNNNNNNNNNNNNNNNNNNNNNNNNNNNNNNNNNNNNNNNNNNNNNNNNNNNNNNNNNNNNNNNNNNNNNNNNNNNNNNNNNNNNNNNNNNNNNNNNNNNNNNNNNNNNNNNNNNNNNNNNNNNNNNNNNNNNNNNNNNNNNNNNNNNNNNNNNNNNNNNNNNNNNNNNNNNNNNNNNNNNNNNNNNNNNNNNNNNNNNNNNNNNNNNNNNNNNNNNNNNNNNNNNNNNNNNNNNNNNNNNNNNNNNNNNNNNNNNNNNNTCAGATATCATCTGACACTTACGAAAAAGTGGATGCAGCAATTGCTGTAATTGAGCTACTTATGTCTTCAGTTTCTGTGAGTTCCTAAATCTTCTATAAGAGAGTTAGAAGTATGATATAGCATTCTGTTATTTAAAGTCTCAATCAAATAATACtcaaaagtatattattttcCTTTGTAGGGAAACACGGGAGCTGGTGCTGCTCCTTCATCTTCCAGATCTGAAGATATTTCAACTACTCCAGTCCTGACCTCCGAACAGCCAACTGATAGCTCTTTACAACCTCCTGAAAGCCAACTCCAACAGCATGGTTCTTCCTTTCCTTGGGCTTCAAATCAAGCTCCATTTCATCCACCTCTTATACCCTCTGCTTCAGGTCATGGTTATAGTATCCAGGAGCAAGAACTGCCATCCAATTCTATGAACCTGAATCCTCTTTCTGCTCAACAATCATATCCAGTTCCTCATGACACATCATTACCTCCTGGTTCCCACATGCCTCGACCGCCAGATTCGTTCGCTTTTAACCTTTCCAACACACCAAGGGCCTATTCTGTGACTGCGCCTCCATATGCTGGCAGTCAGATACAACCAATAGGACAACATTCTACTATGAGGCCATCAACCCTATTTACTTTCCAACCTGTACATAGACCAACTTTGTTGCCAGACATAGTCTCAAGCAACATGGCCCAATCAGTACGGCCTCTGGCTCATAACTTTAGTCCACATCCGGTAGCTCATCAGCAAGATACTGAACAACCACCATCAATTCCCTTTCCCACAAGTATAAATCTGAAACATCTAGCAGAATATGGTTCTGGTGGTTCTATGCGTCCTATGTCAGTGTCAGCACATATTACTGGCAGGCCTGCTGGTCTTGCTCCTACTTATCCTCCCCAAGATCGTCCCATAAATACAGCTCCTAGGCCATTTTCCGGAGATTTTGGTTTCCTACCACAACAGCCAAACGTTGTTTCCACACCACATATATCTCCTAGACCCAACTCTCAATCAGCTCATCTCCCTCATCTGTCATTTCAAGCCCCATCCGTCACTCTAAACCCTCGACATCTTGGACAAAATTTCACAAGATTACAGCACTTCGACAGGCAGATGGAACAACCCTTGAGCCATCCATCTACGCCATTTCATGGTAACGCGAGATCTTCCAACTTGCAGAACTTTGGACCACCATCGTCTCATCAGATGATGCCGAGGAACTTCCCTGGAGCTCAATTCCCTCAGCATTCTACTCATTTCCCTCCAAGACCAGTCTTTCATCATGATAACCTAGTACCGCGTGGCCAGCCACAGATTCGCCACCGGTTCAACTCTGGAGTCCATCAAGTGTATGACCCGTTTTCACCCGGTGATGTTTAATTCAGTAGTCTGTTTTCAGTTGTATGTGAAGGATAGGACATTGTATGTTATTTTCAGAACAGAAATTACGAAACGTGTGTTCACGTTCATACTTAATTTCAGGAGACGcaagattttcttttgttgttgtattgaaTGTAAAATTCGTTGGAAGTCCTCTGAACAAACCTTTCCGGAAAATTCAAAGCCTCTAAAAtgttgtttaagaaagaaatccCATTGAACTAAACCAGAAGCCTTGGCAATATCAATTTTAATGGTCCAACGGGGAGGGAGGAGTCTTTGTGATAGTCCTTGACGATTTCGGTAGCAATCAGAATATTCTCCATCAATAGTAGCCTTTCCTTTACAAAAGCAGACTGATCATTAGACGcaagattttcttttgttctaaCTGCAGTTATCTTAGAGATCACTTTATATATTTCACATTCCAACTAGATATAATCCTTCATTTCTCGTGCTTCATTTTATCGATGGACCATCTAATGTTTGTACTTGCTTGTCGCACAAATCATCATGAGCTTCCTTTGTTCTTCGAGAGAAATATCAGCTAGCTTCTCTTTCCCTAATGCTCGTAGAACTGGTTTCAATCCTTTGAGAATCGAAACAGAACACAGGTAGACCACAGGTAGAACTTTAGGGACTGCTGAATTTTAGTATGAACTGTCCCTTTTTGCCACAATTGGGCAAATCAGTTACATTGAAAGGTTACTTGAGAAATTCTGTCTATCTTCAACATATAAATCTTTATGAcgtataattttgaaattttaatcaTTTGCAAAAGAGTCATCTGCAACTCCATTTTTCACAAGAAACTAAAACTTTCATAGAGTCTAAACATTTGAACGTCTGCAAAATAAGACGACATCGTAGAGTATGTACAGATTCTAGATTTTTGACACATAGTAAGTAGAACACTATCTCTTGAGTGCCAGAGGGTTCAGATGTTGGGGCCTGACCTAAGAATCCTTTCAAGCTTCTCGGCCTTGAGGTAATCATTCTCTGTAAGGGGTCCAGCAGGAAAAGGTGTGATCTCCACCACCAAATGAGGAGTAGGTAACTCATCAAACAGAGCTCTCACATTGTTGCAACACACGCTTTGACCATGCGCACTCTCCCTCCGTATTTGACAACCCTGCAATAGTAGTATCTACGT from Camelina sativa cultivar DH55 chromosome 9, Cs, whole genome shotgun sequence encodes:
- the LOC104710588 gene encoding uncharacterized protein LOC104710588 (The sequence of the model RefSeq protein was modified relative to this genomic sequence to represent the inferred CDS: added 271 bases not found in genome assembly) yields the protein MTSTSGAKISMFGGAKTGFVIPKNKLSGSLVPIFQRGTTNKTLEGADKDSGLHSKLGKRKTKWGPDLSQDIGVKKARVLAYQKRLDQITQRLASGTLEVETNRESALASQNSNDMSIAEQLEFEKREAIGEILELNPRYKAPRDYKPLLKEARLPIDVKEHSDFTFLSIIFGSQGDTQKRLEKETGAKVQIFGTKTGGEKVELSPSHENEIQTPWQTLYFQISSDTYEKVDAAIAVIELLMSSVSGNTGAGAAPSSSRSEDISTTPVLTSEQPTDSSLQPPESQLQQHGSSFPWASNQAPFHPPLIPSASGHGYSIQEQELPSNSMNLNPLSAQQSYPVPHDTSLPPGSHMPRPPDSFAFNLSNTPRAYSVTAPPYAGSQIQPIGQHSTMRPSTLFTFQPVHRPTLLPDIVSSNMAQSVRPLAHNFSPHPVAHQQDTEQPPSIPFPTSINLKHLAEYGSGGSMRPMSVSAHITGRPAGLAPTYPPQDRPINTAPRPFSGDFGFLPQQPNVVSTPHISPRPNSQSAHLPHLSFQAPSVTLNPRHLGQNFTRLQHFDRQMEQPLSHPSTPFHGNARSSNLQNFGPPSSHQMMPRNFPGAQFPQHSTHFPPRPVFHHDNLVPRGQPQIRHRFNSGVHQVYDPFSPGDV